One window of Parambassis ranga chromosome 3, fParRan2.1, whole genome shotgun sequence genomic DNA carries:
- the fbxo22 gene encoding F-box only protein 22 yields the protein MCENQEFVDCLPDSKAAYVLGNVAEVVERILTFVPTKSLLRIASVCRLWRNCARRVLRTQQHLTWVSACGPSTTGVHALYNILPEEVEKVFLLPKTVLAMVDCDAFNGEGYCYRQSNGKRSRHSPDNVEELNLLFPKGCDIMGIAAPGIVLTPSGSYSNPPQEYQDGEAGFAVMFPSTEGVHIKPFHFCKKTISPTALKEAGLVDNTELRVVLLFVYEAYKSGGARFLNQILEPLAKSKALIAGGLVESVFTPPRTCCSQGAYGVVGLALSGPKVQGTSVLLDQDISSAKAAEATIRRLKAAKIPEKNTLGFMFACVGRGQNYYNNQANVEADAFHKVFPNTPLFGLFGNGEIGCDRIVKDDYTLCDTDTDSLQHEYTTVMTLVHLG from the exons ATGTGCGAAAATCAGGAATTTGTTGATTGTTTGCCAGACAGCAAGGCTGCATATGTACTCGGTAATGTTGCGGAAGTCGTTGAGCGTATTCTTACCTTCGTACCAACCAAATCTCTTCTCCGGATCGCGAG TGTGTGCAGATTATGGAGAAACTGTGCCCGCAGAGTGCTCAGGACTCAGCAGCACCTGACCTGGGTGTCGGCTTGTGGACCCTCCACCACAGGGGTCCATGCCCTCTACAACATCCTGCCTGAAGAAGTAGAG AAAGTGTTTCTTCTGCCTAAAACTGTTCTGGCAATGGTCGACTGTGATGCCTTCAATGGAGAAGGTTACTGCTACAGACAGAGTAACG GAAAAAGAAGTCGTCACAGTCCAGACAACGTTGAAGAACTGAACCTTCTCTTCCCCAAAGGTTGTGACATCATGGGCATTGCTGCACCAGGAATAGTCT TGACGCCCAGCGGCTCTTACTCCAACCCTCCCCAGGAGTACCAGGATGGGGAGGCTGGCTTTGCAGTCATGTTCCCTAGCACTGAGGGAGTCCACATCAAGCCCTTCCACTTTTGTAAGAAGACCATCTCCCCCACTGCTCTGAAGGAAGCAG GACTTGTTGACAACACAGAGCTACGTgtggtgctgctgtttgtctatGAGGCCTATAAATCTGGTGGAGCTCGCTTTCTTAATCAGATACTAGAGCCGCTGGCCAAGAGCAAAGCGCTGATCGCTGGAGGGCTGGTGGAAAGTGTCTTCACTCCTCCCAGAACCTG CTGTAGCCAGGGTGCGTACGGTGTGGTGGGCCTGGCACTGAGTGGCCCTAAGGTGCAGGGGACATCTGTGCTCTTGGACCAAGACATCAGCAGTGCGAAGGCAGCTGAAGCCACAATTCGGAGGCTGAAGGCAGCCAAAATTCCAGAGAAAAACACGCTGGGGTTCATGTTTGCGTGCGTTGGAAGAGGCCAGAACTACTACAACAACCAGGCCAATGTAGAAGCTGATGCTTTTCACAAGGTGTTCCCCAACACTCCACTTTTTGGCCTGTTCGGCAATGGTGAGATCGGCTGTGACCGAATTGTTAAAGATGACTACACACTGTGCGACACAGACACGGACAGCCTGCAGCATGAGTACACTACCGTCATGACCCTTGTCCATCTAGGCTGA
- the tpma gene encoding tropomyosin alpha-1 chain isoform X1 has protein sequence MDAIKKKMQMLKLDKENALDRAEQAESDKKAAEDRSKQLEDDLVALQKKLKATEDELDKYSEALKDAQEKLELAEKKATDAEGDVASLNRRIQLVEEELDRAQERLATALTKLEEAEKAADESERGMKVIENRAMKDEEKMELQEIQLKEAKHIAEEADRKYEEVARKLVIIESDLERTEERAELSESKCSELEEELKTVQNNLKSLEAQAEKYSQKEDKYEEEIKVLTDKLKEAETRAEFAERSVAKLEKTIDDLEDELYAQKLKYKAISEELDHALNDMTSI, from the exons ATGGATGCCATCAAGAAGAAGATGCAGATGCTCAAGCTCGACAAGGAGAATGCCTTGGACAGAGCTGAGCAGGCCGAGTCAGACAAGAAGGCAGCTGAGGACAGAAGCAAACAG CTTGAGGATGACCTGGTAGCActgcagaagaagctgaaggcAACTGAGGATGAGTTGGACAAGTACTCTGAGGCCCTGAAGGATGCCCAGGAGAAACTGGAGCTCGCTGAGAAGAAAGCCACAGAT GCTGAGGGTGATGTAGCTTCCCTGAACAGACGTATCCAGCTGGTTGAGGAGGAGTTGGACCGTGCTCAGGAGCGTCTGGCCACAGCCCTGACCAAGCTGGAGGAGGCTGAGAAGGCTGCTGATGAGAGTGAGAG AGGCATGAAGGTTATTGAGAACAGGGCAATGAAGGACGAGGAGAAGATGGAGCTGCAGGAGATCCAGCTGAAGGAGGCCAAACACATCGCTGAGGAGGCTGACCGCAAATACGAGGAG GTGGCCCGTAAGTTGGTGATCATTGAGAGTGACTTGGAGCGTACAGAGGAGCGTGCTGAGCTGTCTGAGAG CAAATGCTCTGAGCttgaggaggagctgaaaaCCGTGCAGAACAACCTGAAGTCTCTGGAAGCCCAGGCAGAGAAA TACTCACAGAAGGAGGACAAGTACGAGGAGGAGATCAAGGTTCTGACAGACAAGCTGAAGGAG GCTGAGACCCGTGCTGAGTTCGCTGAGAGATCAGTCGCCAAGCTTGAGAAGACCATTGATGACCTTGAGG ATGAGCTGTATGCCCAGAAACTGAAGTACAAGGCCATCAGCGAGGAGCTGGACCACGCCCTCAACGACATGACATCCAT ctAA
- the tpma gene encoding tropomyosin alpha-1 chain isoform X2, whose amino-acid sequence MDAIKKKMQMLKLDKENALDRAEQAESDKKAAEDRSKQLEDDLVALQKKLKATEDELDKYSEALKDAQEKLELAEKKATDAEGDVASLNRRIQLVEEELDRAQERLATALTKLEEAEKAADESERGMKVIENRAMKDEEKMELQEIQLKEAKHIAEEADRKYEEVARKLVIIESDLERTEERAELSESKCSELEEELKTVQNNLKSLEAQAEKYSQKEDKYEEEIKVLTDKLKEAETRAEFAERSVAKLEKTIDDLEAKFSHPSLQKLVEHHPFSPVQRCPTFCVHCLCIILLPCHYCTLGHRCWHPFVHLSYRPLSHIALCKINILPSVSALPLSLAMFLYFYLSLPFFDPCRLCLIYFAEKLLNKL is encoded by the exons ATGGATGCCATCAAGAAGAAGATGCAGATGCTCAAGCTCGACAAGGAGAATGCCTTGGACAGAGCTGAGCAGGCCGAGTCAGACAAGAAGGCAGCTGAGGACAGAAGCAAACAG CTTGAGGATGACCTGGTAGCActgcagaagaagctgaaggcAACTGAGGATGAGTTGGACAAGTACTCTGAGGCCCTGAAGGATGCCCAGGAGAAACTGGAGCTCGCTGAGAAGAAAGCCACAGAT GCTGAGGGTGATGTAGCTTCCCTGAACAGACGTATCCAGCTGGTTGAGGAGGAGTTGGACCGTGCTCAGGAGCGTCTGGCCACAGCCCTGACCAAGCTGGAGGAGGCTGAGAAGGCTGCTGATGAGAGTGAGAG AGGCATGAAGGTTATTGAGAACAGGGCAATGAAGGACGAGGAGAAGATGGAGCTGCAGGAGATCCAGCTGAAGGAGGCCAAACACATCGCTGAGGAGGCTGACCGCAAATACGAGGAG GTGGCCCGTAAGTTGGTGATCATTGAGAGTGACTTGGAGCGTACAGAGGAGCGTGCTGAGCTGTCTGAGAG CAAATGCTCTGAGCttgaggaggagctgaaaaCCGTGCAGAACAACCTGAAGTCTCTGGAAGCCCAGGCAGAGAAA TACTCACAGAAGGAGGACAAGTACGAGGAGGAGATCAAGGTTCTGACAGACAAGCTGAAGGAG GCTGAGACCCGTGCTGAGTTCGCTGAGAGATCAGTCGCCAAGCTTGAGAAGACCATTGATGACCTTGAGG ctAAATTTTCACACCCTTCACTCCAGAAGCTGGTTGAGCACCATCCTTTCTCTCCTGTGCAGCGTTGCCCAACTTTCTGTGTTCATTGTCTCTGTATTATTTTACTACCCTGCCACTACTGCACATTGGGCCATCGCTGCTGGCATCCATTTGTCCATCTCTCATACAGACCTTTGAGCCATATTGCTTTATGTAAAATAAACATTCTTCCATCTGTGTCAGCCCTTCCCCTTTCTCTTGCAATGTTTCTTTATTTCTATCTGTCCCTTCCTTTTTTTGATCCTTGTCGtctgtgtttaatttattttgcTGAGAAGCTTTTGAATAAACTCTGA